From the Solanum lycopersicum chromosome 10, SLM_r2.1 genome, one window contains:
- the LOC101260087 gene encoding remorin-like, producing the protein MEAEVATQIKQEPPLASITTPNDVVTPTPPPPPHHTTTTTLPHQPLTPQDTDVSSKKSSKGSLDRDIALSQLENEKRSSFIKAWEESKKSKVNNKAQKKLSAVATWEKTHTAKLEAKLKQLEDQLEHKKVEYAEKIKNEVALIRKEGDEKRAEVEARRGEELLKAEERAATYRATGQTPKKKLLGCCSC; encoded by the exons ATGGAAGCAGAAGTGGCAACGCAAATAAAGCAAGAACCACCACTTGCATCCATAACTACTCCAAACGACGTCGTTACTCccacaccaccaccaccacctcatcatactactactactactctACCTCATCAACCTCTCACACCTCAAG ATACCGATGTTTCATCAAAGAAAAGTTCAAAAGGATCTCTTGACAGAG ATATTGCTCTTTCACAGCTTGAAAATGAGAAAAGATCCTCTTTCATCAAGGCATGggaagaaagtaaaaaaagCAAAGTGAACAACAA GGCACAAAAGAAGCTCTCTGCAGTTGCAACATGGGAGAAAACTCATACAGCAAAGCTTGAAGCTAAACTGAAACAACTTGAG GATCAACTAGAGCATAAGAAAGTAGAATACGCGGAGAAGATAAAAAATGAAGTAGCGTTGATTCGTAAGGAGGGAGATGAGAAGAGAGCCGAGGTTGAAGCGAGACGAGGGGAAGAATTACTGAAAGCAGAGGAGAGAGCAGCAACGTATCGCGCTACGGGGCAAACCCCTAAGAAGAAGCTTCTTGGATGCTGTAGTTGTTAA